Below is a genomic region from Syngnathus acus chromosome 20, fSynAcu1.2, whole genome shotgun sequence.
GGTGTCCTGTCACGGTCGCGGAGTTTTCACTCCCGTCAGGAAAGAAGTGGCTTGTTCATCGGTTGACAggtcaaacattttaaacgaCGCAAGCCGAATAAGTAACTGACATGACAAGTGAGCTTTTTCTCCAGTGGGAGCCTACTACGCCATCGTGCTAGCCGCTTAGCTCGTCGGCTAGCTCCATTAGCCGCGTTAGCTTCGGACGAGCTCGCTTCGAGGACGTGATTAGAGTAAAAGCGGTATCACAACTCGTGTTGGCGCAGCCCTTCCATCACAATCGGGCCCGCTTATCTGAATGTTGTTGCGCGAAAAAGGGTCGTTTGACGCGCTTGTGTTAATCTTTAAAATGGCAGCCAGCCTCCCAATAATGAGTCAGGAAAACACACCACTAGTCGTTAGCATTAGCCGGCTAGCTTACAGCTTGCGGAATTGTCACAAGGAGGGAGAAATGGACAATAAAGACTCCAAAATTGGCCTTTACCATATTTCTAGGCCGTGGAACTCAGTGCGTAATCGTGGTTCGTGGCGGTCCCGGCGGCCGTGCCctgttgctgctgccgccgctaaTGCTGAGTGCGGCGGCTAACTGCTGCTAAGTGCTAACTCGCTTTGCTTCGCACAAAGATCAACTCGCCAAGCGCCGATTCATGCTGCTTTCAGGGACGCTCGGAAATATGTCctacgcaaaaaaaaaaaaaaaaagcaggcagGCTTTTTCGTTTCAGTATTCGTAAACATTCAGTTGTCAGTCATTATAATTATTCCACCAGTTTTTACCGTTCAGTTCCTTCCACACTTGTTCATAGATTCAAATCATTCCAACAGCATTCCGCAAGTTCCCACTTTCCTCACTATCCCACACGTTAAAGTTTTCCACAATAACAAAGTTTGGAGTGAACAGAAGACATTCAACATAATGAAAGTTCGTCTAAGTGAGTAAGTCAGCTCATTCACAATTTATTCAGAACTATTTTCCGCATAACAATAATGCACCAATTACCAAAACTTTGCATGACAATTCCCAAACTGAAGAGATATTTGACATATTTACCTACTTCTTCCACATTTGTTGACTTATTCAAACCCATTATTCAAACCATtccacattcaacatttcaaccatttatttatgtattgttattttttcataCTGCTGACAActaaatccccccccccccccccgatcaATAAAGTATCTCCCTACCTATCATtgacacatttacattttgttgatcttaatgcatttttcattaaaacaaatatggaAACAAAGTATTTATTACAACCTGATTTATTATATAATTTCCATTTGCAGCAGAACCATTCAGCAACGATACGAtgtaaaatgtcttttaaatACCTGACTGTCCACGTTGGATGGAGAAACGCTTGTTCCTCTGAGTAGCTCATGAACGCAGCATTTACGTCACAGGATGGGGTGCTGATGGGACTACAACAATGGCCGCTCGTGTAGTTTTTAAGAATACGCATCGGACATCCGCACACTCGGATATAAATAACGCCCTGGACATGGGAGTTCTATAGCTGGTCAAATGTTTGAGATGAGAACAGAAAATGTTTGTGGAAATTTTGCAATTATTACAATTACCACCATCCTAATATCAGAAAATGATGTTTTGTAATACAGTTCAGCTTTCAAAAAACAGAATGACGATGACTGAGTGATGTttgaaaaaggggaaaaaaatcacaaagtaAATGTTATATCTATATCATATCTTATACAGGTTTctatttgggttttttttcatttcaatgaagGTCACGTGTTGTCCACAGGAGAAAAGTTGAAATTGTGCACGAAAACGTCAATGTCCCCTCCGGTGGGAACACGCACGTGTGGACTGTTGTCAGGACGCCTTGGTCACATCACAACGCTTCACTTTCTGCTTCCTCTTGGTCTGCATCatttcctgctgctgcttcatTCGCACTTCCTCCAGAGTCAAAGACCCCCCTttcaatacaaacacacacacatacacaatccCTTTGTTGAATTTCTTGGTGTAATCTGGGGCCAACACTTTATATTTGCACTTGCGCAAATGGTAAGAAAGACGAAGGGGCGTGCTCGGGGCTCACCAACGGTGCTCGACTGGATGTTGACGTACGCCATGGCTCTGCTCAGCTTCAGCTCCTCCAAAGCCGCCAACTCCGCCTTcgcctctgctcagccaatcGCACCACCATGGATACAAACAATTCGATTTCAATTCACCCAGAGCACTTGTCAAACGTTACAATCAAGACCATTCAAAAGGGGAACAACAAGGAGGAACCTAATTGACATCTTGGTAcgggggtcttttttttttttaggaaatcTTGACTCCTCACATGTCATCATAAGTTTGGCATGCCTGAAAACGATAGTGTTTAGTGGACAAGGCTCGAAAAAGTAGACTTACTTTTCTGGAtgtctcttctcttcttgggGTTTGGGGGAATGACGGTGAAGGCCTTGTGGctgaaagaaacaaagagcaaaaaaatggGAGTAAGACAACTAAACCATGCGGGACACGATCCCCGTCGCTCACGAGGAGCAGTCATGCCAGGATGCCAGGCCACGTGAAGAGGTCAACATCTTCCGACAGGGCGCTTGATCCAGATTATAGTCTGGTCCGGTCCAAGTCAAAGATCACAACAGCAGCCGTTCGCACACAGCAACAGATGGCACCAGCACGCACACGGCAAAGGTTTACATGTGACCGTCATGCCCACATGAATAGGGCAAGGACAATTTTCTCGACTGAACCCATAcgcatttatttttccctcaCCTGTGAATTCTCAGCTTCTGGACACCGACTCGTCCCTGCCGTCCTGCACACTCGCCGTCCTCCGTACACTTTACATCACAGGCGGCGTCCTGCTGAGCCCAGTCGAGTCTCGCTCGGGTCGCGGTGGATCTGGACCTGCTGGGGCGCTCGCAGGCCGTTTGGGAGTGAGCCTCCTTTTGCGTCAGTCGAAGGCAGCTGGCCGCTCGGTTTTGCCGCACGGGGGCCACTTGTAGCTTGGCAGGTTTGAGCTTGACAGGTTTGGTTTTTCCCTCCACCTCTTTGTGCTTGATCATCTTTGTTGAAGGCATCTTCTTTGGCTCCAGTCCACAAATGTCGCTGTGTGTGGCGGACCTCAGGACCAGGGCTTTCACCCAGAAGGCCTGCAGTTAGGGGTTGGGCGATATGTTTGTCCTTAGTGATGTCATGCTGTCTTTGTTGTATCCTGCCGGAGTTGTTGGCAGACAGTCATGGAATAAAGACGTGTTCCTCACTTCTGTCACAACTTCCCGATGGGGACATCTTCTGCTCCAAAGTGTTTCCTGAGCTCCGTGTTTCTAAAGTGTCCCGGTTGCCATGGAGCTCCGACCACATAAATACCATCACAAAGTGTGATTGATTGAGCATCATTTCCAGCTAaaaccttcaaaataaaaatattttgctttagTGGGACACTGTGGCTGGGGCTCAGTTCATCTAATACGCCGTCAATCACTCTCTATGAGGTTATAGTATTACCAGAAGGGCAGTATCATGTATTGAGAATGTGACGTCACAACAGCTCATAATTCATAGTGGGCTTTATTTTGGAAGGCATATTTCTGCTTGCCAGAACAATGCTGTTTCAGTCGTGAATTGACGAGGCTGGCACACGAAAGTGTGACGTCGCATTTGAGGATTTGTTGACAAGTCCCTCAAGTGTCACCCGTAGTCTCGCCAATCGCCGTGAGTGTAAGACGTCACCACCTGAACTCTACGTGTTTCAGGAAGTCTTCCGCCCTACAGACTTCAACCAGTAATTAGTCTTGTCGTGATCATAAATTGTTATCGATAAAGTATATTGTATGTTACTGTCAATAATtagataaataatttaaaacaaagaagacaaaatcAAAATTGTTGGCCATCTGTATTAATAATAGTGTTCTTTCAAATCAATGACATTTgtaatctttttatttgggaTAATTTATACGATAGACCCATACATTGAATCCGAGTTAGATCACGGCACGATGAAACTCGTAAGCCAATGTAGCACTGGtctgaatgtttgttttggagcTGCGTTGCCACATTCAATATGGCGACGACGTTTCCGTACGATTCCGGGCCAAGGCGGGGTCAATGTCTATTTGACATCTCGGGTGACGAGGAAGTCGCCACTGACAGCGACTGCGCTCGTTCAGACTCCACTAATAGCCCTCACCAGTGCACTAGTGCACACCGTCCAGTTCAGTGGAGGGCTGAGCCAACCACTACACTAACCAACCACACGCCCATCTCTCCctttggctggctggcaggctTGCTGACACCGCGAGCGCGTCATCGCGTGAGAATGTTCCGTGGAGCGGATGGAGGAGCGGATGGACCGGGCCGCCGCGCTTCGCTGACGCCAGGAGGCAAGAACCCGCCGAATCCGCCGAGCCGAGTCGACCCAGCTGACACTTGCCTAGCATCACTCGTGTAGTTAGCCTGACACTTTGCTAGCTGAGGCCTGCCtccgtgtttttttattattattctaattCACAGTGAGTCCACATGACGAGCTGGCGCGGCGCTAATcctcatcatttttattatacgATATGaatataatagtaataataatgtgttagCATGCAGCTGTCGTGCGTTGCCGTGCACCTGCTTGCATGACGAGCTCACCCAATGGGcagaatggattttttttttcctcattgcaAGCTCGATATTTAGCCAAGGCACAAATTTGACGTGCGAAAATTTTCACAGCACAACACCGAAAAAGTGGCTTTACAGATCATCATGGacactgccatctagtggaagagcATCTAATTGCTCATCCACTCACTACACGTCATTGGCATAGATAGGTGGAGAAATAAATGTATGGATACTagatttaattatttacaataaagCAAAATGAGCTGAATCGAAGCATGCACTGTTCAATTTGTTACTTTCAATTTCATGATGTTATTCCGATTTGTTAGTCAAAGTATCGCATTCACATTAGTTTACCACATAAATGTTGGTTCTTTGGTGGCGGGGATGCCCAAAAGAATTAatagcatttccattcatctcAGCCTGCGATCCTAATtgcgtgtttatttttagatcgTTAAAGCGTTGCAGGATGGACAAGGAGGCGGGCGGCGCGAGCCAATCAGACCGCGGAccggcctcctcttcctcctccgaTTCGGCCGCCGCCGGCACACCAACGCCACCCCGCCTCACACCCAACCCCATGCTGCTGCAGGACTTGCCGGCACCCCCGCAGACGCCCGTCACGTCCTCCCCGCCGCCACCGCTCACTCCCGCGCCATCCCTCTCCACAcccaagatggcggcggcaGCCAGGACTTCCTCCCCTCACGTCCTGGTCCCCGCCCCCCCTAAACTGACCACCACGGCGAGTTCCGCCCTTCGTACGTACGCTCGCCCCATACTGCCCTGCGCTTCCAAGACCACCGCGCACGTCTCGTCTTCTTCTGTAGGGGGCACCACTTCTTCGCCAtctttgtcaacaaccgccTCTTCAGCCAAAACATCCATGGTACTGACCAATGGGAGCACAAGGAGTGTTCCCGCGCCGACCTCCAACACCATTACGCCCTTCCACACGCCCGCTAGTCCACCTGGAAGACAGGTAGATGTTTCATTTAGACAGTtttgctgccctcttgtggcatcttggtGGCCAAAGTTGAAGTTACATCAACATGTTAAGCTCATTTGACATCCCCAAGACAAACATTTGTGCTAAGCTAACGCAACAACTGCTGTGTACAGGTGCCACAGCCTCACCCGGCAGGCTCGCCCGGGTCCGCCAGGCACAGGACTTCCCAACAGGCCTTGCTCCTGGGAAAAGGTCTCAAAGGCTCCGGGCAAGAGCAGGTGCTGCTCAGAACTCAGATGGTAAACACGCACAAATGCACAGAAACGTCTGTGGGGATGCCGCCGTGTCCATGGTGACAGTGAAGGCAGCATCCCAAAGGTTTCGCGTTACAGTCCCGCTATGCGCTGTTTGTCGGGTACCATAGTGCAATACCGTGACTTGATCGCGCTGAGCAAGCAAACTGAATTGAGTCGTTGAGCGAGTTTGTCAGAGAGCAAACTGATTAAATAAACTGAAACGTTTtcattgagaaaataaaaacaaaacgtgcCGGCTCTCTTCCTCCGTCCCAGGTGAGCAACGCGGGCACGCCGAGCGGCGCTGTCGGCCGCCGCTTGACAGTGGCCTCTTCTTGTCTCGTGTCCGTTTGTGGCGCGCAGCTTCAGAGCGTGACGCAGAGGCCGCCCCTGCCCGCCGCCTTGGCTGCGCCCCCCTCCCTGCGCCTGAAGCCCCCCGCCTCGGCCCCGCCTCCACTCTCCCGCCCGCAGACGGCGCTCTTCCCTCCTCTGAGGCCACGTCCTCCAACCGCGCCCTGCCGCCACCTGTCGGTACCGCCTCCGAGTAAGGCGCTCTCTTCTGCGGTCGTTTCATTAGGAACGGCTGAAACAATGATGATTTCTTGGAAAGTGGTCATATGCTCACCTCGTGCTTGTCTTTTTCGGTCCAAGCGCTCTACTCGCCGGTGCGAGCCGTCCCTCTGCGCCCCAAACTGCAGTGCGTGCGAGCGCTGTCGCCGTGGGTTTCCGCCGCTCTCCAGACGCAGCCACCGCCGACTGAGATCGGCGTCCTCCCCGTGACCGTCCCGCCGCTCGCCGCTTCGTCCTCGGAGACACCGCCATCCGCATCCAGGCGCCTACAAATTATCGCTCTCTCTTCAGCCCGCCCGCCGCAGTCTGTCGCACGGCCGACTTTGAGCAGACGGGAAGCGCTTCCGCTTTCTCAAAGTGTCGCGTCGCCTCCCCGCCGGAAGGACAGCGAGGCTCCGCCGGCGGGCCTCCACGATGTCCATGTGACTGAAAAAGACCAAAGACGGGAAGATGAGGACGAACCAGTCAAGATGGAGGCGAAGAAGGAAGCTGACCTTCTGGAGAGACAGCAAATGGAGGTGACGGAAGAAGACCACGGTGACCGGGAACAGCCCATGGAGCTGCAAGAGGAAGGCGCCGCCGCTGAGGTGCCATCACCTGTCGCTCGGCCACAAGCGCTCAAAGAGCCGCCGACAGAATCAAACATCACCGAGACTGATCTTCCGGAAGCGCTTCCTGTCCGGCCTCCGGAAGCTTGCGTACGTGCCATCGAGGCGCCGGAACTTCCTGCAGACGGGACCGGCCAGGAGGAACTCTGTGAACGCGTCACTGACGACAGAGGTGACATCATCAACGAGAGCGTGTCGGCGCACTCCGACAACCACTCAGGTAACACGTCCCGTGTTTTGTGcggactttttttgtgtttattgtctGAAGTGTGTCCTTATGCAACTTGTTCCAGCATTGTCCAGCCTGTCATCACAGTCCCCACCCTCGTCTCCGTGGACGGATCCCGCGTCTCACGCCGCTGCCCAGCCGCTCAACCTCAGCCGGTCGCAACCGGCCGTCGAGAACAGACGTGCGAGCGAAACCGCGACAGAAGCGGAGCCGCCTCCGGACCCATCGGAAGACGGACCCGAGGACCGAGCAACGGACAGGCCGTGGCAGACCGGGCCGTGGCCTCAAGGCAGAGACGTCTTGACGCACGTGGTCGAAGGCTTCGTCATACAGGAAGGACTGCAACCCTTTCCtgtatgcacgcacacactcacacaaatgCACGCATGCATACGCGCACACAAGTTGCCATGAAGGTGCAACCTCCCGTCTGCTTGTTTCAGGTGAACCGCTCGTCGCTGCTTTTGCTTCCTCAGGCGGCGCCATCGCCGCCGGCGCAGGAAGTGAACGGGAGTAAGACGGCCGTGACGGCGACAGAGGAGGCGACGGAACATTCTGAACATTCTACAGACTCGCAAGACGAGGACGGCAAAGACGCGCAACAACATGGGACACGTACGGGACTCTTTGGCTGCATTAAGAATCACCGGCTGGTTCGACACGGCCCCATCGGTCATCTTTGCCTTTCAGGAGCTTCCCATTGCGAGCGCACCGTCCTGCACTGCCAGTTCTGCGGCAAGAGAGGCCACGCCCACAACTTCATGCGCTCCAAACGCTTCTGCTCAACTTCCTGCGCTCGCGGGTGAGACTCGGCAGAGCCACAAATCGTTCTTAGGCAAAAGATTAACAACACAACGGTGACACCAAATTTGCCGGCAGGTTCAACGTACGCCTGACCAAGCGGCTGCGGGCGCTGAGCGCCGGTAGCCGTGGTGACAGGCCGACACGGCCGGTTCTCAACAGGGCGCAATCTGTGCCGGGCAAACCGCTCCTGCTCAGACTGGTAACAAACCCAAAAGCACGCCTTCGTGTCATAGCGACCGTGATGTGAACTTTTTGATGCATCCGCAGCCTCGTGATCTCTGGAGCGCTGGACGTAGAGAGAAGGACGCCAAAGAGGACAAGAAAGTTGTGGTGGCGACGGAGGAGGAGCATcgccaagaagacgaggaagaggaagaggaggacatGGAGGCAGCAggcgaggaggaagagcaggaAGACGAAGGGGAGGAGGAACCAGCGGCCGCCGTGTCGACCAGGATGGAGAGTCCGGCGTCAGAGAGAGTGAGGATGTCGCCGGCGGCGACCCCAACCACGCCCACGAGCACCTTTAAGCCCGAACCCTCGCAGTGGACTGTCGAGGACGTCACAGCCTTCATACACACGCTGCCAGGTAAACGCCCgtgcacacacatttacatCCCGATGCATCCATCCGGTTTATCTGCGCGTTTTAGGCTGTGGCGAGGTTTCGTCGGCTTTCCGCCTTCAGGAGATCGACGGGCAAGCGTTGCTGCTGCTGACCGAAGAACATCTGATGGGCAGCATGAACATCAAACTGGGACCCGCGCTCAAGATCTGTGCGCACATCAACGCGCTCAAGAACCTGTAAAGTGGGAAAACGAGGAGCCGAGGCGcataaattgaaaaagaacCAAGCGAGTCCTTTTGTCCATAAGCTGCTGAAGATTTTCAACATTTAATATATCAAATTTGtctatttagtttttttagaGTCTGATGTTCATGACAAATCGATCCTGTAGCTCACTTAACCACTGTGTGTGCgagcgtgagtgtgtgtgtaaaaacggccaaatccaaataataatgaagATAGGTGACCTTTGTACGTGATTGCTGaaaatgtgatgtttttttttttttgtttttttttatatattctccaccaacaaaaaaaaaaaaaaaaaaacactcggtCACATTTGTATGATATTCTGCTTGGAAATATTCAATAAAGTGATTCATCTTACAATCGCCTTATTTATGGAATTGACGAGCCATGAGTTGACGTCACGTTGCTCCTCCCCCTCGTCACGTCAAGTGCGGGGACGGTGACGACGTCACCGGAGCGGAGGCCTGACGTGTGCGCTTTCCATTGAGACGGAATGTGCGCACGCAGCAGGTTGCAGGAAAGCGCCGACCGCTCACAAAATTCCTTTTGTGTCGGAGCGTGCGCCGGCGTCGCCTGCCTATAAATTGCGGCGTCCAACTTTGGCTGGCCTACACGCCTTACGTGGTGCTGCGTGAGGACGACGCAAAATGTCACAGTGTTCGGGCAAGGTGAGTGAGCGGTCGCCAGCGACCCATCACAACTTGACGGTGAACTCACCGGTGCCTCGTCTCCTTGCGTAGATCACCTTCTACGAGGGGAAATGCTTCACCGGCAGGAAGTTGGAGGTCAGAGGTGACTGCGACAACTTCCAGGACCGTGGCTTCATGAACAGGtgagtggcaaaaaaaaaaaaaaaaaaaagtgcttttccCAACAAACTCGAGGTACCAGCTGTGCGTGTGCTTGTCAGGGTGAACTCCATCCGCGTGGAAAGCGGCGCCTGGATCTGCTTCGATCACCCTGACTTCAAGGGCCAGCAGTACATTCTGGAGCACGGCGAATACCCCGAATTCCACAGGTGGAACTCCCACAACGACCACATGGGCTCCTGCAAGCCTGTCCGCatggtaacacacacacacacacacacacacacacacacacacacacacacacacacacacacacacacacacacacacacacacacacacacacacaaacaatgaaagGGAGACTTGTGTGAAAACGTTTTTTGTGCGCTCACAGCACGGAGAACATTACCGCATGGAGCTGTTTGAGGGTCCCAACTTCTCGGGGCAGAGCGTTGAAGTGTGCGACGACTGCCCCTTCCTGCAGAGCCGCGGCCTGGCCAAGAACTGCATCAACTCCGTGAAGGTGTTCGGAGACGGCGCGTGAGTTACCGGCTGCCGCCCGCCCGcttgtccgtccgtccctcgGCTCACACGTGTCCCGTGGATAGGTGGGTGATGTACGAGGAGCCCAACTTCCGCGGCCGCATGTTTGTGCTGGAGCGCGGCAACTACAGCAGCCCCAACGAGTGGCAGGCGCAGAACCCCAACATCCAGTCCATCCGACGAGTGGTCAACTATTTCTGAAGCAGCCAAGCAAGCAGACGTCATGAagagaaaacttttttttaatgattcttTTCCTTATGTCAACTTCCTCCGGACGGCCGAGCCCAGGAAGTCCGCCACCTTtgccaaaataaaagtctGACATTGTTTCCTGTCCTGCGTGCGCTGCCATCTCATTTCCTGTTACACGCACGGCAAAACGTCAATCTGTCCATTTGCCGGGGTCCCCGCCGGGCCAGTTTGGGCCGAAAACCACGGACTGCTCACCATGTCGAggctcacatttaaaaaatgaaagatgtttgaCTCAAATTGTGTCAGGAGGAGGGAGACAGTCCTTTTTAAATGCACATCTAGTAATTTatgtaaaaatagattttctttttaatcaaaCATTCTCCTTTCCCCGATTTTTATAATGGAGACTAAGCCTAGTCATGGGATAAATTGGCACCGACCGCGCGGTCAATGCGCCAGGGATCGCGCCAGGTGCGTCTTGATGGTGTTGATGAGCTgcagctcctcctccagcgTCAGGTCCAAGTAGTCGTCCTCGTGACGCGGGATGTCCTCCAGAACCTCGTTCACCAGCTGGCTGTCGTCTGCTGACCCACAATACATTTGCGTCAGCTTTCACAtacgataaataaaaaaaaacaaaaaacaatgttcCAACGTTTCAAGAGTTGTGACAAGGCCTACCCGCGGAGCTGGACGAGGTGGCGGGCTCCTCCTCCCAGAAGGACGAGGTTGCCGTGAAGACGGCTCCCGGGTTGTCCATCAGCAGCTCGGTGGCCAACTGGACGTCGCCGCCCGCCAACGCCAGCGCCGCCTCTGACGACGACCGCTCGAAGCCCAAATACAGCAACTGCACATACACGCAAGCGCAACCTTGATTGATCAATCCGTCCGCTGATTGATTTCTGAGATAAAGAGCGGGCGATCCACCTGCTGCAGATTCTCATCCGCGTTCCAATCGGATGTGGTGAGCGTCTGGCTGGCGTCCAGCAGGATCTGAAAGCGAGCGGCAAGAGAAGGTTAGCGCTCGGCAGCGGCGGCCTGCGGCGCCACACAAGGCCAGCACGCTGACTTGGAAGGCTCGGTCCACGTCTCCTTCAGCCCGCCGTAGCGCGGCGGCGGCTTCCCTGGCGCCGTAGCCTGCTTCGGCCAGGACGGCCAAGGCGGCCTTAGTCTGCTGGCGCTTGCGGCGCTCCCGTTGCCTCAGCTCCTCCCTCTCCTAGTCGCCACAGCGACAGCACATGTAGAGGAAATCGCGAGCATGCGTCAGACAAAAGTCTCGAGCGTTAGCTTTGGACCAGTTACCTGTCTCTGGTTGCTGACGAGCATGGCGGCCTCGTGCACGTCGCCGTGACACGCTCGCAGGCCCAGTCGAGCTTCTCGCTCGCTGAAGCCCAGAACCATCAGCTGAGTCATTTTGTCTGCATCGGGACACAAGCGTGTGTACAGCGACTCCACCTGTCGCAAACGCAAAACGGTCGGTGGCTGGCCATCGGCAGTCAAAAGACTGCGGCGATCTTTAGCAGCGGCGTGGTCAGCGAGCGTTTCCTACTTGCTCGAGTTGCTGCTGGGCTTGAAGGTCGTTACCGTCCACGAAAGCCAGCAGGCTTTGCAGGAGGTGCAGGCGCAGGAACAGCGCCTCCTCGCGCCCCGTGTTGCCCTGCACGTACACAcaattttcagaaaaaaaactctttggTTGTTGTTACCTGTATCAATGAACGTGCCCACGTACCTTGATCATGAGCAgcctctgctgctgctcaccgTAACATCTGAGGAAGCAGTCCTCGGCCAGTCGCAGACGTTCCCGCCCGTCGTCCAGACACGACAAGGCCTCCAAGGCTTGGTAGCACCAAACGATGTCCAACTGCAGCACGCCGTGGTTGTCGACTGCGCCCAGAAGCTCGGAGCCGCACTCGCTACACCCACAAGcacgtcgtcatcatcatcattgtcatcctcctcttcctcctcacctGAAGTGGAGGTCAGCCTGCAGGAGGTGACAGAGTGCGTCGTCGTAGCGTTTCCTCTTCATGAGGGCCCGTCCCTTCTCGTGCAGGCCCATGGCGAGGATCAGCGCCTGCAGTGACATCCATTTTGATTGCTCTTGTATCTCACATTTGACTACTTTCACTCATTTGTATAAAAAAGAAGATAACCTACCTTCTTCTCTTTGTGGGGGATCTTGAGCGGGTTTCCCCTCTGGTCAGCGACTTCCAGGAATGGCGCGGTCCGAAGGTCGTCGCTGTCGTCTGTCAATCGCAAGGGTTCCTCAATGTTCCTGAAGAGTTAGCGCGCTAACGCGTGAGGGTGTTTACCTCGCTCGGACAGGATCTCAAAGCCTCTGTGTGTGCGCTGAACGCTGTGGTCGTGCGAGGTGGACTGCGAGGCGTCGTTGGCGTCCTGACAAGTGGACTGGCCAGCAGCGGCGGTGGCAGTGACGCCGCTGGCCTTGAGGACCATCATCTTACTGTGGTTGCGAACGCCCTGCTGGTCCAGGCGCAAACCTGAGAAGGGTTCCAAAACCAACCAAGTTGgaaattgaagaaaataaacaagatgaAGATGATTGTTTGCATGCTGAATGGGACAAAGCTCCAATGTCTTCCACCATCTTCTCAACTCACCGCCATTCAACGTTTTCCCATTCAGGATCACCTTGAAGGATTTGAGGCTGACTTCTTGGGCGATCCTGCCGCACAGGCCACAGTTTGCTTGTTAGCATCATTGACATACTTGCGTTGGTTCCGTATTGGGTGTGAATGGTGGCAGCAAATGGTATCGGCCACGGCTTACCTGTCCATCAGATCCTGAGCAGACACATCCAGCCTGGTCTCCATAAACATCTTTGACTTGCTGTCCTGGAAGCAGCACAGACACACTAGCACATTTATCGCAGGGGCAACATTCCAGACCGACCCCCAATTGGTAAAAATTCCAAATACAGCTTTAAGCCACCGCCGAAGGGGAAGAATGAGGCTGTACCTTGTGGCAGTCTcgtggcagcagcagctctaCGGTGGCCATA
It encodes:
- the si:ch211-230g15.5 gene encoding polyhomeotic-like protein 3 isoform X2, which gives rise to MDKEAGGASQSDRGPASSSSSDSAAAGTPTPPRLTPNPMLLQDLPAPPQTPVTSSPPPPLTPAPSLSTPKMAAAARTSSPHVLVPAPPKLTTTASSALRTYARPILPCASKTTAHVSSSSVGGTTSSPSLSTTASSAKTSMVLTNGSTRSVPAPTSNTITPFHTPASPPGRQVPQPHPAGSPGSARHRTSQQALLLGKGLKGSGQEQVLLRTQMVSNAGTPSGAVGRRLTVASSCLVSVCGAQLQSVTQRPPLPAALAAPPSLRLKPPASAPPPLSRPQTALFPPLRPRPPTAPCRHLSVPPPTLYSPVRAVPLRPKLQCVRALSPWVSAALQTQPPPTEIGVLPVTVPPLAASSSETPPSASRRLQIIALSSARPPQSVARPTLSRREALPLSQSVASPPRRKDSEAPPAGLHDVHVTEKDQRREDEDEPVKMEAKKEADLLERQQMEVTEEDHGDREQPMELQEEGAAAEVPSPVARPQALKEPPTESNITETDLPEALPVRPPEACVRAIEAPELPADGTGQEELCERVTDDRGDIINESVSAHSDNHSALSSLSSQSPPSSPWTDPASHAAAQPLNLSRSQPAVENRRASETATEAEPPPDPSEDGPEDRATDRPWQTGPWPQGRDVLTHVVEGFVIQEGLQPFPAAPSPPAQEVNGSKTAVTATEEATEHSEHSTDSQDEDGKDAQQHGTRASHCERTVLHCQFCGKRGHAHNFMRSKRFCSTSCARGFNVRLTKRLRALSAGSRGDRPTRPVLNRAQSVPGKPLLLRLPRDLWSAGRREKDAKEDKKVVVATEEEHRQEDEEEEEEDMEAAGEEEEQEDEGEEEPAAAVSTRMESPASERVRMSPAATPTTPTSTFKPEPSQWTVEDVTAFIHTLPGCGEVSSAFRLQEIDGQALLLLTEEHLMGSMNIKLGPALKICAHINALKNL
- the si:ch211-230g15.5 gene encoding polyhomeotic-like protein 3 isoform X5; protein product: MDKEAGGASQSDRGPASSSSSDSAAAGTPTPPRLTPNPMLLQDLPAPPQTPVTSSPPPPLTPAPSLSTPKMAAAARTSSPHVLVPAPPKLTTTASSALRTYARPILPCASKTTAHVSSSSVGGTTSSPSLSTTASSAKTSMVLTNGSTRSVPAPTSNTITPFHTPASPPGRQVPQPHPAGSPGSARHRTSQQALLLGKGLKGSGQEQLQSVTQRPPLPAALAAPPSLRLKPPASAPPPLSRPQTALFPPLRPRPPTAPCRHLSVPPPTLYSPVRAVPLRPKLQCVRALSPWVSAALQTQPPPTEIGVLPVTVPPLAASSSETPPSASRRLQIIALSSARPPQSVARPTLSRREALPLSQSVASPPRRKDSEAPPAGLHDVHVTEKDQRREDEDEPVKMEAKKEADLLERQQMEVTEEDHGDREQPMELQEEGAAAEVPSPVARPQALKEPPTESNITETDLPEALPVRPPEACVRAIEAPELPADGTGQEELCERVTDDRGDIINESVSAHSDNHSALSSLSSQSPPSSPWTDPASHAAAQPLNLSRSQPAVENRRASETATEAEPPPDPSEDGPEDRATDRPWQTGPWPQGRDVLTHVVEGFVIQEGLQPFPVNRSSLLLLPQAAPSPPAQEVNGSKTAVTATEEATEHSEHSTDSQDEDGKDAQQHGTRASHCERTVLHCQFCGKRGHAHNFMRSKRFCSTSCARGFNVRLTKRLRALSAGSRGDRPTRPVLNRAQSVPGKPLLLRLPRDLWSAGRREKDAKEDKKVVVATEEEHRQEDEEEEEEDMEAAGEEEEQEDEGEEEPAAAVSTRMESPASERVRMSPAATPTTPTSTFKPEPSQWTVEDVTAFIHTLPGCGEVSSAFRLQEIDGQALLLLTEEHLMGSMNIKLGPALKICAHINALKNL